The DNA window CAGCCGTTATGCCATCACCTATGTGTGTAAAATATTTATAGAACGAATCTATCCATTTTACACCTACTAATTGGTTAATGGAATGATGTATGGTAACCTTATCGTAATTCAATAAATAGTAAGATACAATTAACACTACCAACAGGTATATACTATAAAAAAGGGCGTTATCTTTTAGAAATGATTTCAAATTACAGTTTTTTTGCTTCGTTCCAATACACATCCATTTCCGCTAAAGTACAATCTCCAATTTGTTTGTTTTGTTCCTTTAATTTTTGCTCCATATAGGTGAAGCGCTTAATAAATTTCTTATTGGTTTTTTCCAGTGCATCTTCAGGATTAACGTTTAGAAAGCGGGCATAATTAATCAAGGAAAATAAAACATCTCCAAACTCATCTTCAATCTTAGTTAGATTGTCCTGCTTTTTCACCTCAGAATTGAGTTCACTTATTTCCTCCTGAACTTTTTCAAATACCTGTTCCGGTTTCTCCCAATCAAAGCCAACGGCTCTGGCTTTTTCCTGAATACGATAAGCCTTCAAAAGTGCGGGCATACTATCCGGTACTCCGCTTAATACAGTTTTATTACCTCCCTTTTCTTTTTGCTTAATCTTCTCCCAATTTTGCTTAACCTCGTTTTCATCCTGAACCTTAACATCACCGTAAATATGCGGGTGTCTGAAAAT is part of the Bacteroidota bacterium genome and encodes:
- the mazG gene encoding nucleoside triphosphate pyrophosphohydrolase, with the protein product MNEKLAAFERLLNIMDDLREKCPWDKKQTIESLRHLTIEETYELSDAILKNDMNELKKELGDIMLHIVFYARIASETKEFDIADVMNALCEKLIFRHPHIYGDVKVQDENEVKQNWEKIKQKEKGGNKTVLSGVPDSMPALLKAYRIQEKARAVGFDWEKPEQVFEKVQEEISELNSEVKKQDNLTKIEDEFGDVLFSLINYARFLNVNPEDALEKTNKKFIKRFTYMEQKLKEQNKQIGDCTLAEMDVYWNEAKKL